The sequence below is a genomic window from Longimicrobiales bacterium.
ACCGCTAGGCCGTGGACCTGGCCGTGCCCCCCCGCGGCAACCAAGCCGCCGGCTCTACCGATCGCGGCCGCACCTGCCCCACCCTTCAGGAAATAGTACTCGTCGAGTTCGAAGCGCTGACTCGTCCGCGACTTGTGGTCGAGAGCTGCGTGCGTCAGGAAGTGGGCGAGCTTTTGGTTGGAGTGCACGTCCGTGGTCTGATACCAGTACAGCTCACCTTGGTACGTGCTGGGCGACGCGACGACGAGGGTCGGCGTGTACATCGTCCCGGACCGGGCATAGAGCTGCACGACATCGTCGTACACGTTGACCAGATCGGTGGGAGCGTGTTCGACGGCCGTGTATCCGTCGAGAATCATAGCCACCTGACGCATCATGCCACCGCCCTCAGCCGTCGAATTGATCCCAAGCTCGTCTCCCGCCCTGAGCATCCACTGGATCTGGCGCCGCTGGGGCTGCATGTACTGCTTCGTGGAAAACGAACCACGATCGACGTAACGCTTCACGCCCGCGAAGGCGTCTGCGTAGTTGTCGATCTTAATCGCCCCCGATGTCTGTGATGGCCCTGTCATGAAGATTCTTGGGCCAAGCATACGGCCGGCCGCGATCAGCTCGCGGTAGTGGAACTGATCCGTGGAGGCGTTGACGTCGCGCGCCATGGTCACGCCGAAGGCCAGGTTCACAAGTGGCTCGGGCGCGATCTCGACAAGCACGTCCCGCGGCATACCTCGGATATGCGCGTGCGCGTCGATGAGTCCCGGGATGATGGTCTTGCCCGCCACGTCGATGACGCGTGCCCCATCGGGGATCTGGACCGCGCTCGAGGCCCCGATCGCGCGGATCCGATTCTCGGTCACGACGATCGTCGCATTCTCGAGCACTTCGTCGCCATTCATCGTCACGACGGTCGCCCCGGTCAGCGCGACCGAGCCCTCCGGCTTCGTCATGGGGACGACCAGACGGATCGGGACGGCCTCCGCGAGCCGGTCGAGGCCCTCTTCCGCCGCATCAGGGCCAAACACCTCGTCGAGCTCAAGGTGCGAGAAGACGTTAGCGAACACCCAACTGAGTCCCGCGCCGCCATCAGCCCACCGCAGATCCTGCCCCCCGTCGCGCGTCACTCTTTGGAACGGTCCAGGTCCCGAGTTCTGGCTCAGCGTCACCGTCTCGAGCGAAGGCGGGAGTGCCGCCACGTACACCTCTTCGCGCAGCGTGAAGGCCAGCCACTTCCCATCTGGCGATGGGACCATCTCGACGGCCCCCTCCACCGTCGCGACCTCACGCTGCTGGCTACCATCGAGGCGGACGGAGACGAGCGTCCCGTTCTCGGCATAGGTGATCCGAGAGCCGTCGGCGGTGAACGTGAGCACGTTGTCCGAAGGCGCCGAAACGACGGACTGCGCGTCGCCTCCGGTGCTCGGGATCCACTCGATGAACCCGCGATTATTCGTGTTCCTGTTACGGATGACCGCAGGATCCTCCCGGACGTAGACGATCTTGTCGCCGGCCGCCGACCAGGCCGGGTTCGCGTAGTACGCCGGGTGCGTCGTCAACCGCTGTGGCTCTCCGCCCCGGGTCGGGACTCGCCACACATGCCCGCCGTCCGACGCGTGCCAGCTCACAAAGGCGACACTGGATCCGTCCGGCGAAAACGTAGGCTGATACTGCCCGCCTGCGCCCTCAATAAGGGGCCTTGGCTCGCCGTTCGGCAGATCCATGATCCACAACTGATTGAGCGAGCCAAAGACCAGTGTCGAGCCGTCGGGACCCATCTCGCCATAGCGGACGTTTCGCACGACGAGCGAGTCCTCCTCAAACGGCATCTCATGATAGATCAGCGGCCCAAGTTGTTGTTCAACCGACGCCGTGAACGAGATCTCCCGGACGCCTTTCGTGCGGATGTCGACTTCGTGGAAGGTTCCGTCCTTCACGAACACGACCGCGTTCCCATCGCGTGTGAAGGTGAATCGCGTGCGCTGGTTCAGGTGTTCGTGATCGATCGGGAAGGCCAGCCACTCGTCTTCGTCCGTGACGAGGTTGCGGATCCGGAGCCCGCTCATGGCATCAATGTCGGCCACGTAGACCATTCGCTCCCCGTCCGGCGAGATCGCCGGGCGAGCGGCGCCGGAAGGCACCCGCGTGATCGCCGCTATGTCCCCGGTATGCCGGTCCAGTCGCATGATCTGCGCTGGCTGCGGAAGGCTGTTTCCGCGAAGCGATGTCGCACCGGAGCTTGCCGTCCCACGGAAGTAGACGTAGCGACCGTTCGGTCCCCACCGAAAACCGAGTCCCTCGGCCTCTCCATCCAGCTCCATCCCGCTCCCGCCGCTCAAGTGGATCAGCCAGGGCTTTCGGCCGGTGTTGGGGCTCCCCGACTCGTTCTTGCGGACCATCACGTACTCGCCGTCCTGCGACCATTCGGGATCGTCGAACTGGAAGTCACCACGTTCGGTGGTGACCGAATTCGGGTTCGAACCGTCCGCTTCGATCATCCAGAGATTTTCGTTTCCGCTCCGGTCGCTCACGAACAAGATGCGACTCCCGTCGGGCGAGAAAACCGGCTGCAGATCCAACGCTGGACCCCTGGTGAGCTGCGTAGCAGGTCCCCCGTTCCGCCGCACGGTGTACAGGTCACCCAACAGATCGAAGAGGATCGTCTCGCCGTCGGGCGAGACGTCCACGTTCATCTGCGATCCCTGACTCGTCTCGAAAGAAACGGTGCGACTGGGTGTGATGCAGAGACTGTCGCAGGCACCGCCCGCTTCGGGCTCAACCTGCTCCTGTGCCCCGGCGCCGGCGACGGCGAGCACGACACAAAGTGATGCGGTCACCAGATGGCGATAGCGGACCATGATACAGCTCCTTTGCGATCGATACGTTTATCGGTCCGAAGGTATGCACGTCGCACGCGGCTGGCATGCTCCCCGGCTACTGCTCCACTGGGTCAAGTCATCGTCAGACGATGGTGTCGGGTGAGTGTGCGAATGGGAAGCCGACGTTTTGTGCGCTGTCTTTGAGGTCTGCGGAGGTGATTGGGGAGGAGTTCCGACACGGGACAAACCAGGACGAGGTTCATTCCCTTGTGATACTCACGCTTCCGATCGTGACCACCCGCGTCACCGGGCTGGGTCACCGAGTTGGTCCTCCTCAGCGCGGCCGTCGTACCACACCGATCCGCAGCACAGAGCTATGACGGTGTTATCCGCGGTGTCGGATACGTCTCCCAAAAAGAAACCCCGTCTTGCCACGACATCTCGTGGAGGCGCACGGAGGCAAGGGACTCGCCCAGAATCGGCCTGAAAGCGGCGCTCGATTCACGGTCCGACGACCTACACCTGACACCTCTGGAGCACCATGGCCATGAAAACGCATACGATGGTCAGGCCTTGTCGAGGAACCCACAACGGCTCTGGCCTAGCCCCTACGAGGTCAATAAGCGGGTGCCAGGAATTCGACGAAGTTCGTTTCGTCATGGAAGCCGTAAACGTCGGAATGGAGGCCGGCGGCTGCGACCGCCACGATTCTCATGTCCGTCCTGTAGCTTGACGGCGACAAGTCGGTGGAAAAAGACCCAGCCGTTCAGTGCACTGAACGCGGCCCCCGAGGGATTCGCTATCTATCCACAACGGTGAACTCGAAAGTGTCTCGAACCACGTGACCGTCAGCCCCCATACCCCTCCATGAGACGTTGTACGTACCCGGGGAGAGTTCGCCATGGAGTTGGATAAAGAACGACTGTCCGTCCTCCTCGTCCTGTACAGCGTCCATGACGTGAACTCCGGCGTCCTCCGCTTCTACTAAGCGGATCTGGGTCGTCCCCTCTGCAGGTTCTTCGGTGAACCAGAGACGAATCTCGGACGGCGTCTCGACGGATGAGCCCGCCGCGGGCGCGGAGCGACTCAGTGCGAAATGCTGCACCTCCGCCGGTGAAGCTGCAGCGAGGCCGCCAATAATCAGCATGGAAAGGGCGGCAGCTTTGATGGTGTGGGTCATGTTCAAAGGTCCTCTCTTGGTAATTATTATGAAATGTCAGTAGATGAGCCGGAGGCCGGCGCCGAGCCTGAAGCGGCCGGCCTCGACTGCTCCGGGAAGGAGCGTGCGAGGTTGAGCCTCGTCGACCCACGTCAGGTCCACATAAGGCGCGAACTTCCTACGGATCTCGTATCGCGTACGGATACCGAGTTCGATCGTCCGAAAGCCGGCGTCCAGGTCGAGGGTGTCGTCACCCGTGATGAGCCAATCGGCCTCTCCCCCTAACGTGAGCACCGCGCGTTGAGTCAGGAACAGATCCGTTTCTGCTTCTAAACGGAGGCTAGGATCGCCGTCGTAGCTGACAAAACCAAACAGGCTCACTTCGAACCAATAGGGGGCGAGCCCCATGACACCGACCGTGAGATACCCCTGCGAAGCGGGCAGGACTTCGTGCCGATATCCCACAACCAGGTCCCAGAAACGGCGAACGTAGCGTCCGTAGAGCAGCATCGCCTCGGCGCCCTCGAGCTCTCGGTCGAGACCTTCACCCTCAGTACTCCACCATACGCGATCGAAATCGGTGCCTATCCAACCGGTGGCGTGCCATCGACCCACGACGAAGTCGCTGCTTGTCGCAACATCAACGTCGAGGAGCGAATAGTGGAAGACCGCGTTGTCCGACTCCTGTGCCGCGGCACCGGTAGGGCCCATCGGTGCGAGGAGGAGGGACACCAGGACCACGAGGCCGGCAGCAGTCTTCACGCGGACTCCGTCGTCACGGCGGGGGCCACCTCGAAACGGGCAAACATTCCAGTCATCATGTGAAAAAGCAGATGGCAATGAAACGCCCAAGCCCCCGGCTCTTCAAACGTGAGATGAGCCTCGACCGTCTCGTTGGGCGGCACGCTCACGGTGTGCTTGCGCGGTGCGAACGCCGGATGAGCACCGTTCTGCAGCTCCATGAACACACCATGGAGATGCATGGGATGCTCCATCATCGTCTCGTTGGTCATGACCAGCCGGACCCGCTCACCGACGGTCAGGCGAATGGGTTCGGACTGCGACATCTTTTTGTCGTTAATGGTCCAGAAGTAGCGCTCCATGTCCCCGGTGAGGCGCAGGACGACGTCTCGCGTCGGTTCGCGGGTATCGCGGTTCGGCTCGAGCGCCTGGAGGTCGGCGTACGCGAGTCGCTTCAGGCTCATAGCGCCCGGAGCATGCCCCATCGCGGCATGGTCCATCTCGTCCATTGCGCCGCCCTCCATGCCCATCTCCGACATGTCGTGACCGTCCATCACCATCATGCCCATCGTCCGGAGCGGTCGAGGATCCAGATCCGGAATCTCTGCCGCCATGCCTTCGGACTCGGAGAGTGTGCCCCGGGCAAAGCCTGAACGATCCATCGATTGGGCGAAGATCGTGTACGAGCGTCCGCTCTCGGGCTCCACGATGACGTCATACGTCTCCGCGACCGCGATGCGAAATTCGTCGATCGCTATCGGCTCGACGTCCTGTCCGTCGGCCTGCACCACCGTCATGCGAAGCCCCGGTATCTTCACATCGAAGAACGACATGGCCGCCGCATTGATGAATCGGAGACGGACCCGCTCACCGGGCTCGAAAAGGCCCGTCCAGTTGGCGTCAGCCGAGGCCCCGTTCAACAAATAGTCGTAGGTGGCGCCTGTGACGTCCGCGATATCTGTGGGATCCATGCGCATCCGGCCCCACATCGTCCGGTCCCGGATGGTGGCGCCGGCGTCGTCGAAGAGACCCTCGACGAACTGAGGCAACGTGCGCTTCCCGTAGTTGTAGTAAGCCCCGTTGCCCTTGAGGTTGCGGAGCACTGTCATGGGATCTTCGTCGGTCCAGTCCGAGAGCACGACCACGTGTTCGCGGTCGTAGGACACGGGATCCGTTCCTCGGGGATCGATGACGAGGGGCGCATACATGCCCTCCTGCTCCTGCGTCCCAGAATGGCTATGGTACCAGTAGGTACCCGCCTGACGCACCTCGAAGCGGTAGGTGCGCGTCTCGCCCGGACTGATGCCCTCGAAGCTGAATCCCGGCACCCCGTCCTGATCAGCCGGCACCAGCAGCCCATGCCAGTGCAACGATGTATCCTCGTCCAAGTGATTCGTCACCCGAAGGACCGCTTCTTGCCCCTCCTTCAGGCGAAGAAGCGGACCGGGCACGGACCCGTTGATCGTGGGTGCATGACTCGAGCGATCGTCGACACGAAAACCCGACCTGTCGATCACCAGGTCGTATTCGACAGGTCGCGACTCCGTCCCGCCCTCGCTGGCCACTGCTGCGAAGAGCGTCGGGGGGCGCAGACCAAGGCTACCGCCGATGGTCAATCCGGTGGCGACACGCAAGAAATCGCGCCGTGGGAGGGAGAGTTCGTGGCTCATGGTCCGGAGCTGGGTCCGTCTGGACGGGAGGCGAGGCGAGAACTTCGACAAAGAAAAATGGAGAGGATGAGATGAAATCGATGTGAAGCCACCGTGAAGATATCTTCATTAACGCTTCATGCGGCCCAACACTCGACCGCGAGTCTCTCGAACGCATCCGGTTCTGGGGATGTGTGCCACCGTCCCGATCGTGGGCTGGATTCTATCCTCCTTCGTGTTGCACGGTGTCGGACTGGCGTTCCCGAATGGACTCCAAGGCGTGTACGACCTGGCACCTTACCGCACCACTGCGGTCGCGGTCGAAGACCCACAACTCCTTGCCCAGAACGAGGTGCGCGCGACGCTCGCCATGGAAGGGACGGACCGGCGGTACTGGCTTCGACTCGAGGCCTTCGGGTCTCGTGCCGTCTATGTGGTGAAACCCGGCCCATCTGATCTCGAACGGGCTTACGACGCCCGTTCAGGTGTACGCCTCGACCCGCTGTCCGATGAGATCCCACAAGAAATCGCGGACGAGCAGCTGACCGGCACGTACGTAGCGGATATCGAGGAGGGCGATGAGTTCAGTTGGTACTACGCGCTCGACCGCGTGCCTGCCATCGCCGTGACCATGCTAGGAGATCAGCCTTCCGAGCTGATATTCTCAAGAGCCTCAGGTAGAGTTCCTCCGTCGAACAGACCCGATGGCCGCTACCAGTAGAAGATCCCAACATTGCAGCAACCACCTGACAGAAGGAGCGAACCGTGAAGATCGAGCACTACACCCATCTGGCGCTGGCCGTCGCCATCGGGTTGGGCCTCTCCCCGCACGCTGCGGAAGCACAGGACGCAGAAGCCGCCGTGATCGGAGTGGTCGACACGTACCATGTCGCTTTGGCCAGCGGCGACTCCACAACGGCGCTGGAACTCTTGGCGGACGACGTCACGATTCTCGAGAGTGGCGGTGTTGAGGACAAGGAGCACTACCGCAGCGGACATCTGTCCGGCGACATGAGGTTCGCTCAGGCAGTACCGAGAGAGCGAGGCAAGATCACGGTCCAGGTGATCGGCGACGTCGCGTGGGCTTGGTCGACCAACACCGCCCAGGGACGCATGGGGGAGCGAGACGTGAATTCGCAGGGGGCGGAGCTCGTCGTCTTAGCCCGGGGCGATAACGGCTGGAAGATCAAGGCGATCCACTGGTCCTCGCGGCAGCTGCGGTAGGGACCAACCCGAGGAGGGCCAATCCAATGCGACCCCGAGATCGTGGCCGCCGGAATCCGCATTCCGTGGGACAGCGCATTCCAAGGCCAGAACCGCAGAATCGCATCCGGCTGTTGAACGGGAGCATTCCCAGAGTGTCCAACTGTGTCGAAAATTGCGGCATTTCCCACCGACGCCCACCGACGCCGGACACTCCCCCCCAACGCAGGTGCACTGGCGTGCGATCAAGGAATCTCCGGTAACGTTCGGATAACGAAACTCGGGTCTGCGCAGGGCCGGCCCAAAGTCACGTAGCGCCCGAATCCCCAGAAACGGCCACTTGGTGAGCTGTACGCGGCCCTCTCCCGAGACTTTTGAGACCGCCGCGCCTACTCTTCCGCCACTTCCGCAAATGGTCGGAGCGAGTGGGTTATCGCTGACTTCGCGGTTGGCTGCGAGGCCCCGGGTAACGAATTGGGTAACGTTTCCGTAACAACGGGCAGCTGCGAGCGTCCTCCCCTACCTCACCAAGGCGTCCAGGGCGGCGCGGTTCAGAAGCTGCCCCTTTGTCACCACGGCCTGCACGCTGCGGGTCAGAGTGATGTCATCCAGCGGATTGCCCGAAAGAAGAACGAGATCGGCGAGTCGCCCCGGCTCGATCGTCCCCATCTCACCCTCCAGTCCGAAGAACTCGGCTGGACGCAGGGTCGCTGCCCGCAGAGCCTCCATCGGCGACAGGCCCGCACGCACAAGCATCTCCAATTCGCTATGGAGGCTGTAACCCGGTGCGGCAAATCCGATTGGCGTATCCGTGCCCGCCCCGATGGGAACGCCGGACTCATGCATCAGATTGACCAAGAACATGCTCCAATCTGGGTATGTCGTGTCCGTGCTGCGCCCGCCCATCGAGCCATCCATGGCGCCCCACTCAGCGGCCGCGTCCTCGGGCAGTTTCGCGAGGACTTCGCTCCAGCCGGCCCGCGCGAACGGAGGCTGCAACGCCAGCGCGTTCAGCCGAAGCGTGGGGACCTGGATGGTGGACGTCATCGAGGCCAACACTTCCCGGCAACCCGCCTCGTCGTAGGCCTCAATCGAAGGAATACGATATGCCCTGTGCAGCTGCGAGCGGAGCGTGCCCCCTGGGACTCCTTCAGGGTTGGCCAAGACCAGGCGTCGCTCGGCCACCGTCGCGCCCGGGTTCGCGATGCAGTCCATCTCGATGTTTCGAAGATGCTCAAGCGACTGCACATGGGGACCCACGTCTCTCGCCTGCATGGAGAGCGGCACGTGGCCATCCATGGGAAGGCCACGCGCCTGCGCCTCCTCCACGAGGACCGCGAACACCTCGGGAGACACCATCTCGTAGATCTTCACGAAGTCGACTCCGGCCTCGTCGAGGCGAGCCATATTCGCCCGCGCCGTCGCCTCATCAGGGTTTCCGATGCCGAGGAGGGGCATGTTGTCGCCGTCATAGACG
It includes:
- a CDS encoding amidohydrolase family protein, yielding MVRYRHLVTASLCVVLAVAGAGAQEQVEPEAGGACDSLCITPSRTVSFETSQGSQMNVDVSPDGETILFDLLGDLYTVRRNGGPATQLTRGPALDLQPVFSPDGSRILFVSDRSGNENLWMIEADGSNPNSVTTERGDFQFDDPEWSQDGEYVMVRKNESGSPNTGRKPWLIHLSGGSGMELDGEAEGLGFRWGPNGRYVYFRGTASSGATSLRGNSLPQPAQIMRLDRHTGDIAAITRVPSGAARPAISPDGERMVYVADIDAMSGLRIRNLVTDEDEWLAFPIDHEHLNQRTRFTFTRDGNAVVFVKDGTFHEVDIRTKGVREISFTASVEQQLGPLIYHEMPFEEDSLVVRNVRYGEMGPDGSTLVFGSLNQLWIMDLPNGEPRPLIEGAGGQYQPTFSPDGSSVAFVSWHASDGGHVWRVPTRGGEPQRLTTHPAYYANPAWSAAGDKIVYVREDPAVIRNRNTNNRGFIEWIPSTGGDAQSVVSAPSDNVLTFTADGSRITYAENGTLVSVRLDGSQQREVATVEGAVEMVPSPDGKWLAFTLREEVYVAALPPSLETVTLSQNSGPGPFQRVTRDGGQDLRWADGGAGLSWVFANVFSHLELDEVFGPDAAEEGLDRLAEAVPIRLVVPMTKPEGSVALTGATVVTMNGDEVLENATIVVTENRIRAIGASSAVQIPDGARVIDVAGKTIIPGLIDAHAHIRGMPRDVLVEIAPEPLVNLAFGVTMARDVNASTDQFHYRELIAAGRMLGPRIFMTGPSQTSGAIKIDNYADAFAGVKRYVDRGSFSTKQYMQPQRRQIQWMLRAGDELGINSTAEGGGMMRQVAMILDGYTAVEHAPTDLVNVYDDVVQLYARSGTMYTPTLVVASPSTYQGELYWYQTTDVHSNQKLAHFLTHAALDHKSRTSQRFELDEYYFLKGGAGAAAIGRAGGLVAAGGHGQVHGLAVHWELWMLEMTGMTPHEALRAATINVATGMGMAADFGSLEVGKVADLVVLDGHPLEDIRNTASIRYVMKGGELYNGDTLDMIWPREEPLRPFKYVDFGPPPESRWIGAR
- a CDS encoding copper resistance protein CopC, which produces MTHTIKAAALSMLIIGGLAAASPAEVQHFALSRSAPAAGSSVETPSEIRLWFTEEPAEGTTQIRLVEAEDAGVHVMDAVQDEEDGQSFFIQLHGELSPGTYNVSWRGMGADGHVVRDTFEFTVVDR
- a CDS encoding nuclear transport factor 2 family protein → MKIEHYTHLALAVAIGLGLSPHAAEAQDAEAAVIGVVDTYHVALASGDSTTALELLADDVTILESGGVEDKEHYRSGHLSGDMRFAQAVPRERGKITVQVIGDVAWAWSTNTAQGRMGERDVNSQGAELVVLARGDNGWKIKAIHWSSRQLR
- a CDS encoding copper resistance protein B, whose amino-acid sequence is MKTAAGLVVLVSLLLAPMGPTGAAAQESDNAVFHYSLLDVDVATSSDFVVGRWHATGWIGTDFDRVWWSTEGEGLDRELEGAEAMLLYGRYVRRFWDLVVGYRHEVLPASQGYLTVGVMGLAPYWFEVSLFGFVSYDGDPSLRLEAETDLFLTQRAVLTLGGEADWLITGDDTLDLDAGFRTIELGIRTRYEIRRKFAPYVDLTWVDEAQPRTLLPGAVEAGRFRLGAGLRLIY
- a CDS encoding amidohydrolase family protein, whose translation is MSKIHLFLPLAATFVLASCAPSEPSADLAIQNVTVIDAVNGVREAQTVLVRDGRIDAVQPASEAVDAVEVLDGSGQYLIPGLWDFHVHLAYDPRFTEAMPGLFLNHGITSIRDTGGPLGLVLPAVESIRREGAVAPRVFFAGPLLDGEHVVYDGDNMPLLGIGNPDEATARANMARLDEAGVDFVKIYEMVSPEVFAVLVEEAQARGLPMDGHVPLSMQARDVGPHVQSLEHLRNIEMDCIANPGATVAERRLVLANPEGVPGGTLRSQLHRAYRIPSIEAYDEAGCREVLASMTSTIQVPTLRLNALALQPPFARAGWSEVLAKLPEDAAAEWGAMDGSMGGRSTDTTYPDWSMFLVNLMHESGVPIGAGTDTPIGFAAPGYSLHSELEMLVRAGLSPMEALRAATLRPAEFFGLEGEMGTIEPGRLADLVLLSGNPLDDITLTRSVQAVVTKGQLLNRAALDALVR
- a CDS encoding copper resistance system multicopper oxidase, whose product is MSHELSLPRRDFLRVATGLTIGGSLGLRPPTLFAAVASEGGTESRPVEYDLVIDRSGFRVDDRSSHAPTINGSVPGPLLRLKEGQEAVLRVTNHLDEDTSLHWHGLLVPADQDGVPGFSFEGISPGETRTYRFEVRQAGTYWYHSHSGTQEQEGMYAPLVIDPRGTDPVSYDREHVVVLSDWTDEDPMTVLRNLKGNGAYYNYGKRTLPQFVEGLFDDAGATIRDRTMWGRMRMDPTDIADVTGATYDYLLNGASADANWTGLFEPGERVRLRFINAAAMSFFDVKIPGLRMTVVQADGQDVEPIAIDEFRIAVAETYDVIVEPESGRSYTIFAQSMDRSGFARGTLSESEGMAAEIPDLDPRPLRTMGMMVMDGHDMSEMGMEGGAMDEMDHAAMGHAPGAMSLKRLAYADLQALEPNRDTREPTRDVVLRLTGDMERYFWTINDKKMSQSEPIRLTVGERVRLVMTNETMMEHPMHLHGVFMELQNGAHPAFAPRKHTVSVPPNETVEAHLTFEEPGAWAFHCHLLFHMMTGMFARFEVAPAVTTESA